A genome region from Schaalia sp. 19OD2882 includes the following:
- a CDS encoding MmcQ/YjbR family DNA-binding protein has protein sequence MDARTLVELVESSAEELQWATVDQPFGPGWAAWRVSGKIFVVLGSLRGRRLVNLKCAPEDARALVAACPDITEGYHMNKKHWITLWAEDRDADAGATVGPESSTSGDEGMATDSQVPEDDEDSIALEPDLVCDLVKNSWVLVARTLPAARRPMIDAVVFSDGLGPDGVPPATGSAHALVAGSSDNSVNVTGP, from the coding sequence ATGGATGCGCGCACCTTGGTGGAATTGGTCGAGTCGAGTGCGGAGGAACTCCAGTGGGCCACCGTCGACCAGCCGTTCGGCCCCGGATGGGCGGCCTGGCGGGTGAGCGGGAAGATCTTCGTCGTATTGGGTTCACTACGAGGGCGCCGTCTGGTCAACCTCAAGTGCGCGCCAGAGGATGCCCGGGCCCTGGTGGCCGCCTGCCCCGACATCACGGAGGGCTACCACATGAACAAGAAGCACTGGATCACCCTGTGGGCCGAGGACCGGGATGCAGATGCGGGCGCAACGGTGGGTCCTGAGTCCTCCACCTCGGGGGACGAGGGCATGGCCACGGACTCCCAGGTGCCGGAGGACGACGAGGACTCGATCGCATTGGAGCCTGACCTGGTGTGCGATCTGGTGAAGAACTCATGGGTACTGGTGGCACGCACTTTGCCGGCCGCACGCAGGCCAATGATCGATGCCGTGGTCTTCTCCGACGGGCTGGGGCCCGATGGAGTGCCACCTGCCACCGGGTCCGCCCACGCCCTCGTGGCGGGGAGTTCCGACAATTCCGTGAACGTTACCGGACCGTGA